The DNA sequence caagtgattaacactaccacatttaacacagatttttctaggttcatatttgtcaggtgtgtagttgttatgtttgttgaTACCCATTTttccattcctattatttttcctttttgagtCTGCTTTAACTTCAATTTTCTCTAGTCTGATATTTAATTGCTTAATTGACAGATGTCCTAAATTAGCTCTCTTATTTTTCTtgacttgacttgtttctcctgtaacaaagttcttggaaactgatccatatttttcatttaatttagctagcttGACTTTGCTAACTAGCTTTTTTCCACTTGACGGATGTGGTTCTTTGTCTTTTGACGGATAAACCTTTTTATttttcgacggataatcttcattatccattgaatccacatccgttgaaagtccttctaccaAACTAGAATCcagtttctctttgctctttttccaggcttcctcacagaaagactctataccttgaactttggtaatttgagcatttacatctctagatgatttccaagccttaattacctcttgttctcgttcaagttactttcttaaaatctcctctttctttaaggattcagtcagttcctccttagcaattctacattctaattttagtttctcaaactcaataaattaagtttctaacacaacatttctctcacttaaaaatagattattatCTTTTATTCTTGTGTTCTCTTTGGTGAGTTATTTAAGTataacatgcaaatgatataattatgtggaCATGTCATTAATAGCATCATTACATTCATCTATAGAAAGATgagctaggttagtggtgattacccgATTGCTTGAAGTTCTGATTTCTGCTTCATCAGATTTAGCCATCAaagctaggttgacatagctggtttcttcatcttcatctatcccatctgcagcccaatcattttctgaaatctactaaagatgtcacttaaggattcactatcttcacaatgaaagtgctcatactgctggattaaaagttgcatcttgtttttcctcacttgttcagttccatcacatacgatttgaattgtatcccaaattttcttagcagttttgcaattggtgacattgtcaaacataacTCCATCTAGACCACTGAACAAAATATTCATATCCTTTTTATCTTTATgtacttgctcaatgtcttcatctgtccattctgcTTGTGGCTTTGGAATAATTTGCTCATTACCCACAACACCATCAACATCTGTAGCATCTCTTcgaggaacatgagggcctttctcaatgcaatcaacatacctttcatcttgagagagaagatgcaggtacattttcaccttccaatggtgataattgtctttatccaagAACAAGATCTTTACTCGAACATCCTTCCTGCTCATGTTGTTAgttgctttgatctttaaactcttagtgtgtcaagagcttgctctgataccaattgttattcctcttagtgtgtcaagagcttgctctgataccaattgttattcccaaataatctaacaactagaattacaaaaggagggttgaatgtaattcttggtttcttttcgATATTAAAAACTTCtcacaaatataaatatatcagtgtttgaatatacaaaagtgcggaatgaaaatatAGATGTATTCAGACACAAAATAATTAAACACAAGaattaaaaactttctggtggattgaacttacccaccagagatatatattgatgagaACTTTGTGATGCAAAAAGGcacatagctgcttacaagtatgaataCTTAGAACATAGAAATTCTTAAAGGATACAGATTTTTCTATTTCTCAATTCTTGTTTACTTAATTTTGAACtttctactcttggtttatatatcaccaagttacatgataaaaagataaactaataagacaaaagtgtcttagtctaattacatactgctccatttctccatccagtatctttgaatatcttcaagttagcatggaagtggaaatacttctttgttctctaaaacctgttaataggctgccacattccatttgcatacaatcaacccaAGTGACTGtgaagtcactatcaactgctttttgaatttgatcatccgttaaaactttgttggatcatccgttgaaactttgttggatcattcattgagagtctggttgatcatcccttgaaactctagttgatcatccgttgaaaccttgtggaacgtccgttgagagtatcttcatagcagttaactctatttcacttatacaagattacaaggcatctaatatttacaattagtcaacctatttttcatatcaatctagtagtcaacatgacttggaaTACCCTACAACTTCTAGTTCTCTAAAGCATTACAATATGCAGGAGTGTGCTACCAAaatttatttaaacataagctactctttcaatggatgacaaagtacattatccgttgaaagctataattacacttaatcaaatctactaaggtgtttttgtagcatatcatcaagtctacaacatattcctaacatatcTCTTCTTCTATCACATGACCATTCTAAAAACACAACTAACAAAATTTTGTTAAAATGTGTAAAATCTGAAAAAAAAGGGCAACATTTCCGCTGTATTATCACATTCTCATTCCAAAAACACAATCAACAAACTCATTATAACAAGTCTGTAATGCAATAAATGTaagaaataaatgaaataatgTTGCACGTAATGAATTATTCCGCTTTATTCAAATTGTAAACAATAACTTATTTACAGTTACGAATAAATAGGCATCGGGAAATTTATACAGTTAATTAAATTCaaacaattaattaaatttaagcaGTAAATTAACTAATACATTTAAGcaatgaattaattaattaattttaagtaatgaattaattaattaaatttaagtAGTTAATTAAATATAAGCAACGAATTAAATTTAGGCATAAATATAAGCAATTAGTTAAATATAAGCAATGAATTAAATTTGTAACGGAGAAATAATGAATAATGAAGCTCGGGAgagaaatttaaataaataaataaattcaattCGGTCGAGAGAGAGACCTGAGAACGCATGTACTTCTCGGGAGGAGGGGGAGCTTTGTTAAAATCAAGCCGAAGAACGCCTCCGGGTTTTTTCTCTTCCTTAAAAGTTGCGTGCTAATTTCAATTTTGTGTCGAATTACTGTTTTTATCAGTTCTTTCTTATTTTATCATGAATTTATACTACCATTTTTGGGTAGTCAAAAACTCATAAATTTTCAAGGAGCTTTGTTAAAATCAAGCCGAAGAACGCCTCCGGGTTTTTTCTCTTCCTTAAAAGTTGCGTGCTAATTTCAATTTTGTGTCGAATTACTGTTTTTATCAGTTCTTTCTTATTTTATCATGAATTTATACTACCATTTTTGGGTAGTCAAAAACTCATAAAttttcaatttatttattttttaaaatataaagtaATCAAAGTACTACAAAAGTACTACTACACGGAAAgaattttttacaaaaaaaattgcAACTACATTTGAAAAACCCGTGAAAATGTGTCTTCATTACAAAAATGTGCAATCGACTCCCACGACACCCTTTTGGAAAGCTATAAAAGtcatatatataattttttaattaaaataaaaaatacgtACTAAAAATAGGTTTATATCACTATCCAACAAAAAAAATTAGactaaaataatttttctttaattcAATATAAAAGTTCAAAACATGTCATTCACCATGATTTTTTACCTTATAAAAAACAAGACACAAGGCACAAACGGGGAGGGaaggaaaaaaatatataattatccTAGAACACCACTACTTCCGGTGTCAGTGGCAGAacccaaaaataataatgttaTGTGCCATTTTTGTCCAATTCTGCACAGGTACGccataaaaataaatttttgatCCAAATATGTCAAAAAAGGGACGGGCGAAACCCCTGGTAAATGATTGTTAGGAACCGGACCCATCTACTTTTGTTTATGTCTTAACCTATGATTTAATACTAATACGTCATTTATGTCTTAACCTATGATCTAATACTAATACGTGATGTGATGCTTTAATTTGTAGTATTATTTCATTGTTTAAAATGGTATCTGCATTAAAATCTTGATTTATTTAATTTGTGAAAAGTAATGGAACTGCTTGTAAGCAGAAGCAATTTTGTAATAGCATTTGAGTTGATTTAGTAGATAGCCCACACAAACAGTGAGCTGCATAAATAATATAATATGATTTTGTTTATGTTGACAACGCCCTAATCCGGAGGAGGGATCTATGATGCGCAAGTGTAGGGGATACAAGATGAATCAAACATACAATGCAGGAATTATAAATACAGTGAGACCGACGAATATTGGATTTAGGATAGAATGGTGTGGCAAAGCCATAGTCCACATTGACCATTTCAACAGATCAAACTAAGCGTCGCGATCTCTCTTGCACTCAGGAGCCATTGTAGGAAACCTTTTTCGATCTGTACAGTAATTGTAGATTGTAAATCTCTCGCGAACCCATTTAAGACGACGATACTGATAAGCATCAAGATCTTGAAATGCCTTTTGATCCCACCAACGCTGTCCTTGAGTGGCACAGAACTTGGCATTCACTGACGACTCGCATCCGTCAATGTGGAAGCCCTTGTAGGCAGCTATGAAGGGTGCCTTGGACCAGTCCGTCTTCTCCAATCCTCCCCTTGTTGCCCAATCGTCGGCATTCCATAAGCTTGAGTACAATTTCATTGGTTGATCAAATGGAAACTTAACTCCCAAATCTTTGCTGTTTTTGAACACTCTGATTGGAATGTCATCAACCAAGAACCTATAACAAGATCATAAATTTCATTACTCAACTCATACTTCATCCATTTAACATTACATCAGAAACATCACAATTTACCTAAATAAATGTCGAATTTAAATGTGAAATTATCATGATGATCTAGAGTGCAAAGAGTCCAAATTTGAGTGTCATCAAAGTGAGGGGACCAAAGAAAACAAAGTTTAAAATGACTAAAAAGTTGATTGCCAAATCTAAATTGGCATCCGAGATTCTACATCTTCCATTAAATTTGACGACAATGACAAAAAGCTATTGACTCACAAAGCCAACATAACATGGAACTTTCTCGATCATGTACAAATAGGACTACACATCTCAGACAACAAAAGGGTGTATGTGTCTCACAGTACCAACTAAAGCAGATGTTGATATCTCGACAGTGTGACTGAGAGCAAATGGTGGAAATGAACGGCTTAAATATTCCCATTTCGATTCTTCAGTACATAACAATACATCTACACATATAGAGGCACATACATGTACACATAAAGCAACAAAAATATAGTAATCTTGTGTTATATATTAATGGAAGCGCTAGCAGATGTTATAATTTTCTTCCTGAGAATATAAGACCATTATGCATAAATTATAATAGAACAGGTAATGATAAAATAAGAAGAAGGCTTACACAATCTGGTAGAGATTCCAGAGAATAGAGTAGGAGTGGAAGTCTTTGGTAGGGTCAAACCAAAGGAAAATCCTCTGCTCACGGTCACCCTTTCCACCAGTAAAGACGTTAGTTTGTAGTATATATGGTTGTCCTGATCTATTTCCCAAGAACTCGAAGTCTATCTCATCATGCTCTGAGTTTTGTGATGAGAGCTGCCCAATTTGAATGTAAACTAATTTAGTTTGGTTGGCGAGAAATCGGTGATTTGTATTTGAAACAGTTAAGGCTTTAATAGTGGACCATAACTAGCAGTATTGGCAATTTGTGCTACTACAATCAATTAGTTTTACTAATTAAACTATGTAGCGGAACATGAATAAAGGGAGTAGCCAAGGCTCATTCCCGCACAGAAACCATAAATAAAAGCTTATCAAATTGTTTTAGCCCCGCTGTCTTAGAAaatcaattttatttttctattaCTAAGCATATTCACCA is a window from the Apium graveolens cultivar Ventura chromosome 1, ASM990537v1, whole genome shotgun sequence genome containing:
- the LOC141661601 gene encoding xyloglucan endotransglucosylase protein 2-like, which produces MVFSYSNVSIYVLVLVMASGIAMGATPRKPVNVPFGRNYVPTWAFDHIKYFNGGNEIQLLLDKYTGTGFQSKGSYLFGHFSMNIRMVPGDSAGTVTAFYLSSQNSEHDEIDFEFLGNRSGQPYILQTNVFTGGKGDREQRIFLWFDPTKDFHSYSILWNLYQIVFLVDDIPIRVFKNSKDLGVKFPFDQPMKLYSSLWNADDWATRGGLEKTDWSKAPFIAAYKGFHIDGCESSVNAKFCATQGQRWWDQKAFQDLDAYQYRRLKWVRERFTIYNYCTDRKRFPTMAPECKRDRDA